The stretch of DNA TTCTCCTGTATGCCCTTTCATCAGCTCGTAGCGTCTTTTCCAGGCGATCTTCCCTTTAACCTCATCCCCCTCTCTGAGCATATGTCCTGGCACTTTGTGTATTATCTTGCCATTTTCCTTTACAACTTCTTTCACTTTGAGGTCGTTTATTGAACCCTTATCATGCTCCTGGCCACCTCCGCCTGGGTAAAACAGCGTCTGGTCAAGGACGATCTCATCCTCTCTGGATTCTGTAACTTTAGCAGAAAATTCCACGGCGTACGGTTCACGATGATAAAGTTCAGTTTTCATTATTTGTCTTAATTTCTAGCTAAGATATATACTTCCTGATCTAAGCAAACTCATATAGCCGATAGACAATTGTCTAGTCAATTCAGGAAGGACGATGAAAATGCTAGATGAATTGGATTCTAGAATAATAGAAGAACTCTGCATCTCCAGCCAGGGTTCTTACCGTCAAATTGCTAAGCGTCTCGGGGTACACCCTACTACTCTGATTCAAAGAATAAAGACCATGGAGGATGCGGGAATAATCTGCGGATACCGCGCCACTATTGATTATCTCAAGCTCGGCTACGAATTCATGGCGCTTGTCCATGTTTATGTCGAAGGCGATGTTCTTGATGTTCAGGGAAAAATCAAGGCAATGGATAATGTACTGGCGATCTTCGATGTCACAGGAGAATGTGATTCTATCATCTGGGTTGCCTGCAAAGATAGAGATGAATTTTCAGACATGGTGAAAAGGATAGTTGCAATACACGGTGTTAAGAAAACCAATACATACGTGATTTTGAATCTTATCAAAGATCCCAATCAATTCATTCCTAGGGTTCCGCATATCGAGTCTGTTCCTACGGAAGAGGAATGACGACCGAATGATTTATGAAACCAATCACTATAGACAGGGCATCATTTCCATGAGGAAAAAATCATGATGAGAACACACACTTGCGGAGAACTCAGGTCGAGCGACATCGGAAAAGATGTTACTATTGCGGGCTGGATCCGTTTCTCAAGAGATCATGGCGGCGTTTTATTCTTCGACGTTGCTGATACATATGGCATTACTCAAGCAGTTTACGATCCTGAATCCATAACAGCAGATGGCTATGCTGAGCTGGGAGACATCCTCAAGACTTTCAGCAGAGAGTCTGTAATTAAAGTCGTAGGGACGGTTAGAAACCGTGTTCCGGGAACTGAAGACTGTAGGAACAATACTGGAGAAGTAGAGGTTCTGATTAAGACTGCTGAACTGCTGAATTCCTCAAAGCCTCTGCCGTTTGAAGTTGCTGAGCAAAAAGGTTCAATGCTTCCCTCAGAAGATCTGAGGCTTAAGTATCGTTATCTGGATCTCAGAAGGCATGTGATGGCTGAGAATCTGCGTTTCCGCCACAGTGTGGTCACTTCATTAAGAACAGCATTGAACTCTCGTGGTTTTACTGAAATTGAAACACCTATGCTGGTACGCAGCACTCCAGAAGGTGCTAGGGACTTCATAGTGCCTTCTCGTACCTCCCCTGGAGATTTCTATGCCCTTCCGCAGTCGCCTCAGATGTACAAGCAGATGCTGATGGTCGGCGGCATGGATCGCTATTTCCAGCTGGCCCGCTGCTTCAGGGATGAAGATTCCCGTTCAGACAGGCAGCCTGAGTTCACACAGATCGATATGGAAATGTCCTTTGTTGATATGTCTGATATTCAGGAGACAATCGAGTTCATGCTTTCCGAGATGTGGAAGAATGTTTACGGTGAAGAGCTGAAAACTCCCTTCCCGCGCGTGAGCTTCTATGATGCCATGCACAAGTACGGTACCGATGCTCCTGATATCCGCTACGGTCTGGAACTCCATGATGTTACTGAAATTGTCAGGAACGCCAACTATGAAATTTTCAAGAGGATCCTTTCCAAAAATGGAAAGGTCGAATGCGTCAACGTTAAAGCCGAGTATACAAAAGGCGGCTCTGAGGAGGGCGGTGTCGGACGCAACGAAGTCGACCGTCTGATTGAATGGGCCAAGTCTCAGGGAATGGGCGGCCTCACCTGGATGAGAATGACTCCAGAGGGTCTGCAGAGCAACATTGTCAAGTACTTCTCTGATGACGTCAAAGACGCCTTGGTTGCCGAGATGGATGCCAAAGACGGAGATCTTCTGCTTTACTTGGCAGGATCTGAGATCGCCGCTTTGAAAGCCGGCGGGGAGCTGCGCCGCAAGCTTGCTGCTGATTTAGGCCTTCTGGAAGGAAAGCCTCATCAGTTTGTGTGGCTTGTCGACTGTCCTCTGTTCCAGAAAGATTCCGCTACCGGCCAGATCGAGGCATTCCACCACATGTTCGTATGTCCTGAAAACATGGATCTTTCCGGCGAGATTACAGACATCAGGGGTCTTAGTTATGATTTAGTCCTCGATGGATCTGAAATAGGCTCCGGTTCGATGAGATGTCATGATCCTGAAGTCCAGCACAGAATTCTGGAAATGATCGGCATGTCTGAAGAGAAGATTCAGGACGAGTTCGGGTTCTTCATCGAGGCTCTCAGTTTCGGTGCTCCTCCGCACGGAGGAATTGCTCTCGGAGTTGACCGTTTGATTTCTCTGCTGCTCGGATGCGAGTCCATCAGAGATGTCATTGCATTCCCGAAGAACAAGAAGTTCCAGTCTCTTGTTGATGGAGCTCCCGCAAGCGTAGAAGAAGAAAAGCTCTCAGAACTGCAGCTTCTGTCTCTCGCCGGCGAAGACTTCGACGATTCAGACTTCGAGGAATAAAACTTCATACTGCATAGGTTTAGAGCCTATGCAGCACTTATTTTTTTTAAATTTCAATATACGGGATGTATTTTTCAAGATCTGGAAGGAAAGATATGCCGGAATTAATGAAAAATAAGTATTATAATCACAATTCACTTTATGAACTAGCTTCTCGTATTGAAGCCGTTTATACAGATGTCTCAATCCCTAATCCTTTTTGAATAAATTTTGTAATGTACGGCATATTCTCTTCTGTAACAGAAAACAAGAATGCCATGGATCTGCATTTTTGATACAGTTTATCATCAATTGTAAATGTATAACCCATCAAGCACCTCTGATTGCAGACGCTTGCATCTGACAATCTTTTGCAATCATTGCCCCGTTTCATGTCTTTTTTCATATTGTCTGGTAAATCAGCACATAGATCATCACAAGAAAAAGGCTTAGGCGGTGTAATCCTTATCTTTAATCCAGTCTTTCTGCAGACAAATGCTGCAACTGTTTTCTTTGTAGAGCTTGATTTGTAAGTAACTGAATAACCGCTTGCCCCTTCTTTTATTTCACGCAGGCAGTTTCCTTGCAGAAGCATATTATCGATCTTTACGGCAAAAGGTGTTTCTGCTTCGCTTATGTTATTTATAAAATTATCAAATGGTATTTCTTTCATAGTCTTCTTGATAACTAATACTTACTAAGTTTATCTTACTATCTGATCTTTTTTTCAATTTCATTTATGATGCCATTTATGATGCCATTTATAGTGCCATCATGATCCAGACTTTCTGTAAATGGAAAGATCGCTCTGATAAAATTGTCTGAAATGTCAAAGATGCTTTGGTCATATGTGTGAAGAATACGGCTCATGCCAGATCCGAGTTGTTCTACAAGATCAACATCTTTGAAAACACGCATTAACTCGCGATTGCGGGGCATACTGCTGCAGCTGAAAAAAAAATCTTCTTCACTCCAACATGGAAACACTAGTCAATTCTGATTTGAATGCACCTTTGTTGCTTTTATAATCCGGCAGCTACCAGCTTATAGATTCATGCCTTTTCATTCAACTGCTTAATGCACCTTTCAACGAACTTCATAGTCTGCTGTGTGATCTCTGCAGTTTCTTCAGGAGAATAACCCTCCATCAGACATCTTTTGACAACGGCGTCCATCGGCTCTCCTATTTCGATGATATGATGATCAGGATCATAGATGCGTACAACTCTCTGTTTCCAGTCGTGAGTCTTCATCCGGTGAACATATTCTATTGGATATTCTTCTAATTTATTAATGAATGAATCAAGATCATCAGTTTCAAAATAAAGTTCCATGTTGTTTGATTTTTCAGATACCTCTTCAGAAGAAATATCAATTAGCCAGGCAAAGTCTTCTTGTATGGCAAATCCTCCGCTGAATGTTACATTCTTGCCGTAATCACAGACTACGCGCTGATCAAATATTTCTTTATAGAACTTTTTAGAGACTTCGATATCTTTCACGGCCAACAGGGGCAACACAAATTTCATAAAATCACAAATTAATATGTAAAAAGAAATCAACACTCCCTTCAGAGAAGGAAGTGCAGTTTTATCAGAGTCTGCTTTCCAGCTCCTTCTTGGCTTTTTCAGCAATCTCCTGCGATGAGAATTTTCCCTTGGTCTCTTTCATCACTCTGCCGATGATGAAGTTTGCTGCTTTCGGATTGGTTCTGTAATCTTCAACTACTTCAGGATGTTCATCGGCAATCTGCGTTATCAGGCTGTCAACGTCAACATCCACATCATCTGTAGATGAGATCTCTTTGCCTTTTGATAGAGCTTCAATGCGCAGCTTGGCATCACTGTCAGTGATCTTCCCTTCAGCGGCTTCAATGACAATCTGCAGCAGTGTTTCATGCAGTTCATCAGACATCTTTTCCTGCAGGCCTTTCCATCTTGACGACAGAGCGCCTAAGCACCAGCTCGCAGCCTTTTCTGCGCCTATCTTAGCAGCTAATTCTTCAAAAATATCTGCTAGATCCCAGGAGGTAGCCACTAACTGCTTGGCAGTAGAGAACTGCATGCCGTATTCTTTCTCAAAGCGCTTGGCTCTGATCAGCGGTGTCTCAGGCACCTTCAGCGCAGCGGCCATTTCCGTGATCGTGTAAGTTCCAAGATCAGGCTCGCCGATGTAGCCGTAGTCCTCTTCAAATTCTTTCTCTCTGCCAGGAGTAGTAACACCGCGTTCTTCATCGAAATGTCTGGTCTCGCGCACGATCTTCTTCTTGGCAGCAAGCATCTTGGTCTGGCGTATGACCTCGAACTTGAGGCCGCGTTCCACATTCTTCACGCCGGTGATGTTTTTAATTTCCACTCTTTCAACACCAACAGAAATGTTGGCATCGACTCTCATCGTCTGTTCCTGTCCCGAGACTCCTATCAGCTGTCTCAATTCATTCATCAAAGTAGTAAGGAACTCTCTTGCCTCAGCAGGTGAGCTCATATCCGGCGCAGTCACAATCTCCACCAGGGGTATGCCGGAACGATCGTAGTCGATGAGAGCCAGCTCAGAGCCGGATTTACCGACACGTTTTATCCTTCCCGGGTCCTCTTCGATATGTACTCTGTTGATGTGAATTTCCTTGCCGCCTACAACAAACACGCCGTCTGTTCCTACTGGAGATTCATACTGAGTAGTCTGGAAGTTTTTCGGCAGATCCGGATAGAAATACGTCTTTCTGGAGAACCAGATCCTGTCTGTTATGGTGCATCCCATGAATTTAGCGATCAATATCCCCATTTCCAAGGCTTTGCGGTTGAGAGAAGGCTTGGAGCCGGGGAATCCCAGGCACACCGGACATATTGAACCGTTGGGGCCGTTCTCGCTTCCCGTAGGACAAGAGCAGAACAACTTGCTTTTGGTAGGCAGCTGCACATGAACTTCCAGTCCGATCTTCATTGTACCGCCTCCGGGAACTTATATTCAAAATTTGACTCCCAGTTTTCTGCAAATTCAACTAAGCTTCCTTCATTCCACTGCGCAGCCACAGCCTGCAGTCCTACTGGTAGACTGTCATGATATCCGCAGGGAACTGACACATGCGGCATTCCCGTGAGGTTCGGCGGCACTGTCAGGAAGTCAGCCTGATATATTTCAAGAGGCGCCATGGAGGCAATCTCGTCAAAACGCTTGGGGATGAAAGGCATCGTAGGGCTGACAACCGCATCGCATTCCTCGAACACTTTGTTATATTCTCGTATAATCAGCTGCCTGACCTGCAGAGCCTTCATGTAATATTTGTTTCTAAATCCAACCATTCTTGAGAATGTTCCCAGAAGCACCCTTCTCTTGGCCTCATCACCGAACTCCTCGGATCTTGGTTTGGAAAAGAACTCGTTGAAACTTTTGTCAAAATCTTCATTCATTACACCGAATCTCATTCCACAGTATCTTGCTAGATTTGTGGATGCTTCGGATGTTGCCAGGATGTAATATGCAGGGATCGCGTACTTCAGAGAAGGCATGCTGATTCTGCGGACTTTTATTCCCATATCTTCCAGCTGCTTCAATGCATTCTCAAAGCAGGACATAACCTCTGCGCTGATGTTCTGCGTCAGCTCTGAAGGTACTGCCACCTCTGCAACCTTTCCGTTCATATCCAACGAAGGCTGCGTGCATGAGGTCGGGTCCCTCTCATCCTTTCCTGAGATTACAGGCAGAAACCTTCTGACATCTTTAGCTGTTCGAGAAAGAATGCCTACTTTATCCAAGGAGTTGCCGTAGTCGATGAGACCATATCTTGAAACTCTACCGTATGTAGGTGTGAAGCCCACAACGCCGCAGAATGAGGCGGGACAGGAGATTGAACCTCCAGTGCTGACTCCTAATGCTACATGGCCGGGAATGATGCAGGCCGCAGCCGCAGCTCCTCCTGAAGATCCGCCGCAGCTTCTCTGAGGATCAAAAGGATTCTTGGGAATGCCATATGCAGAATTGACGCTGAAAGTTCCAAAACCGAACTCATCCATGTTGGTTTTGCCGATCAGCAGGCCTCCAGCTTCCCTCATTTTCCTGACAGGCGTGGCATCAAAGGGAGGTCTGTACCCCTCAAGAATTCTGCTGCCTGCCCTGGCCTGAAATTCTGTAGAGCATAAGTTGTCTTTAGCTGAAAAATGAAACTTGCAGCCGTCTAACTCTACTTTATCCAAACGGTCGGCGAACACTTCGTGTTTGTCAGCGGCTTCTATGAACTTTTCCAGGCTCATATTACTCTCGGCCCCCTGACTCTGTCATCTACAGTGTGCATCAAGTCTCTGAGGATTGCAGGATCAATATCCAGGCGAGGTTCATCGTCTCTGAGGATATTCTCTACATTGACAGGATTAAAGTCAAAACTGTCACATTCTGGAGCCTCGTCAAGAATTGAAAACGCCTCCAGAATCTCTTCCAGATCCTCTGAGTATCTCTTCAGCTCTTCTTCTGTGAGATTTATCCTGGCTACTTTAGCCACCCTCTCCACGGTCTTGGGATCTATTGCCATTAATGATACCTCATGAAACTTCGCACTGGACGTGCTGCCTTTTTCGAGAACACATGATTCCTAATATATTTGTACTATGCCTTGTCGGGTCTTAAAGTAAACATGTAGCATCAAATCTGCAGTTTCGCGGTCTTAATTGTATAAAATCTGTACTGCGCGCATCATTTAGATGCCATCGTGTTTACATCGGAAGGTGTTTTGTTTTTCTTATTTGTGTTTACTGATTATTTTTCATTTTGGTTCTTTTCTAGACATTCTATCATTCTTGTCATCAGGGGAATCAGCTTTTCCATTATGTACAAAATTCTCATTATCTGTCTTACAATTCTGAAACAAAGGAAAAGTGCGTCTCCTCTGCCGCTGAGATGGTATCTTCTTACGAATTCATCTATTTCTGGCAGCATGTCTGTTGGTACATTCGACTTAACCGGGCTTTTTCTCTGACATTTTCTTGTCATAACCAACTGACCAATGCAATAATAAATCAATGCTAATGAGCTGCTATACGGTATACATAGGGTTACAGTATAGCATAGATTGCAGTTGGATGCGCCTTTTGTTTTCTGCAATAATTTGGCGACATAGTATTAACCACCTTTATGACTAAACTACATTCGATAATCATGCCATGTGGTCAGAATTCAAAAGGATGCAGCAGTCCAGACGGAAAATGCAGCATTCCCAAAACAAATGATGGAAGCTGCGAAAGCAGAGAACGTGCTGATAAGGCAGTCGAAGATATGAAAAACTGCATGGGTGGGTATGTGCCCTGTGCTTTAGACCATATCAGGCAGTATCATCCCGATTTAGCAGTGACTATCAAGGAAATGGATAAAGTTCTGATGGAAGACGGGGCTCTGGACCGCAAGACAAAGAGGCTGATTGCTTTAGCCTGTGTGGCGGTCCGCATGTGTGAGGACTGCATTTATCCTCAGGCACGCGTTGCTGCCAACTATGGTGCAACCAGCGAGGAAATCATTGAAGCGATGCATGTCGCCGTTGTCGTTGGCGGAGTTCCCTCCTGGTCAATGGCAAAAAGAGGCCTGACTCAGATTCTGGAAGAACTCAAAAACGAAGAGGCCGAAAAATCAGAATGAAATCTCTTTATATGTTCATATAAATAAAT from Candidatus Methanomassiliicoccus intestinalis Issoire-Mx1 encodes:
- a CDS encoding carboxymuconolactone decarboxylase family protein, with amino-acid sequence MTKLHSIIMPCGQNSKGCSSPDGKCSIPKTNDGSCESRERADKAVEDMKNCMGGYVPCALDHIRQYHPDLAVTIKEMDKVLMEDGALDRKTKRLIALACVAVRMCEDCIYPQARVAANYGATSEEIIEAMHVAVVVGGVPSWSMAKRGLTQILEELKNEEAEKSE
- a CDS encoding Asp-tRNA(Asn)/Glu-tRNA(Gln) amidotransferase subunit GatC, with product MAIDPKTVERVAKVARINLTEEELKRYSEDLEEILEAFSILDEAPECDSFDFNPVNVENILRDDEPRLDIDPAILRDLMHTVDDRVRGPRVI
- a CDS encoding amidase family protein, with the protein product MSLEKFIEAADKHEVFADRLDKVELDGCKFHFSAKDNLCSTEFQARAGSRILEGYRPPFDATPVRKMREAGGLLIGKTNMDEFGFGTFSVNSAYGIPKNPFDPQRSCGGSSGGAAAAACIIPGHVALGVSTGGSISCPASFCGVVGFTPTYGRVSRYGLIDYGNSLDKVGILSRTAKDVRRFLPVISGKDERDPTSCTQPSLDMNGKVAEVAVPSELTQNISAEVMSCFENALKQLEDMGIKVRRISMPSLKYAIPAYYILATSEASTNLARYCGMRFGVMNEDFDKSFNEFFSKPRSEEFGDEAKRRVLLGTFSRMVGFRNKYYMKALQVRQLIIREYNKVFEECDAVVSPTMPFIPKRFDEIASMAPLEIYQADFLTVPPNLTGMPHVSVPCGYHDSLPVGLQAVAAQWNEGSLVEFAENWESNFEYKFPEAVQ
- the gatB gene encoding Asp-tRNA(Asn)/Glu-tRNA(Gln) amidotransferase subunit GatB, with the protein product MKIGLEVHVQLPTKSKLFCSCPTGSENGPNGSICPVCLGFPGSKPSLNRKALEMGILIAKFMGCTITDRIWFSRKTYFYPDLPKNFQTTQYESPVGTDGVFVVGGKEIHINRVHIEEDPGRIKRVGKSGSELALIDYDRSGIPLVEIVTAPDMSSPAEAREFLTTLMNELRQLIGVSGQEQTMRVDANISVGVERVEIKNITGVKNVERGLKFEVIRQTKMLAAKKKIVRETRHFDEERGVTTPGREKEFEEDYGYIGEPDLGTYTITEMAAALKVPETPLIRAKRFEKEYGMQFSTAKQLVATSWDLADIFEELAAKIGAEKAASWCLGALSSRWKGLQEKMSDELHETLLQIVIEAAEGKITDSDAKLRIEALSKGKEISSTDDVDVDVDSLITQIADEHPEVVEDYRTNPKAANFIIGRVMKETKGKFSSQEIAEKAKKELESRL
- the aspS gene encoding aspartate--tRNA ligase, with amino-acid sequence MMRTHTCGELRSSDIGKDVTIAGWIRFSRDHGGVLFFDVADTYGITQAVYDPESITADGYAELGDILKTFSRESVIKVVGTVRNRVPGTEDCRNNTGEVEVLIKTAELLNSSKPLPFEVAEQKGSMLPSEDLRLKYRYLDLRRHVMAENLRFRHSVVTSLRTALNSRGFTEIETPMLVRSTPEGARDFIVPSRTSPGDFYALPQSPQMYKQMLMVGGMDRYFQLARCFRDEDSRSDRQPEFTQIDMEMSFVDMSDIQETIEFMLSEMWKNVYGEELKTPFPRVSFYDAMHKYGTDAPDIRYGLELHDVTEIVRNANYEIFKRILSKNGKVECVNVKAEYTKGGSEEGGVGRNEVDRLIEWAKSQGMGGLTWMRMTPEGLQSNIVKYFSDDVKDALVAEMDAKDGDLLLYLAGSEIAALKAGGELRRKLAADLGLLEGKPHQFVWLVDCPLFQKDSATGQIEAFHHMFVCPENMDLSGEITDIRGLSYDLVLDGSEIGSGSMRCHDPEVQHRILEMIGMSEEKIQDEFGFFIEALSFGAPPHGGIALGVDRLISLLLGCESIRDVIAFPKNKKFQSLVDGAPASVEEEKLSELQLLSLAGEDFDDSDFEE
- a CDS encoding Lrp/AsnC family transcriptional regulator → MKMLDELDSRIIEELCISSQGSYRQIAKRLGVHPTTLIQRIKTMEDAGIICGYRATIDYLKLGYEFMALVHVYVEGDVLDVQGKIKAMDNVLAIFDVTGECDSIIWVACKDRDEFSDMVKRIVAIHGVKKTNTYVILNLIKDPNQFIPRVPHIESVPTEEE
- a CDS encoding glyoxalase/bleomycin resistance/dioxygenase family protein, encoding MKFVLPLLAVKDIEVSKKFYKEIFDQRVVCDYGKNVTFSGGFAIQEDFAWLIDISSEEVSEKSNNMELYFETDDLDSFINKLEEYPIEYVHRMKTHDWKQRVVRIYDPDHHIIEIGEPMDAVVKRCLMEGYSPEETAEITQQTMKFVERCIKQLNEKA
- a CDS encoding putative DNA binding domain-containing protein encodes the protein MPRNRELMRVFKDVDLVEQLGSGMSRILHTYDQSIFDISDNFIRAIFPFTESLDHDGTINGIINGIINEIEKKIR